DNA sequence from the Flavobacteriales bacterium genome:
ATAAGCACCTTGTGAACGAAGCAAATCATTGAGGGTAGTCAATTTCCATGTAACCAGGCTATCCAGCAATGAAAGATCAATGGCCTCCCCTGCCTGCATACTGTCAAGCCTGTTTAACCGGTCATAGGCTTTGTGGACTGAGGTATAAAACAGATCCTGATATACGGTGTCCTGCGTAATGCCGAAGGACTTCACATTGTTTTCCGCATCCAGCAAACTATTTCTTAGGGCCTTTGCGGTGATAAGCCTCATATCGGGTCTGGCCGCTTCACTGGTTGTTGTAACCATAGACGTGAATTGGCGGTAGGAATAAATACCCGTAACAATGACAAGTGCAATAACCACCAGAAAGGCGAATGCAATCAGGTATTCTATTGATGATCTGTATCTCATGATTCAAAATATAAACCACTTCCACACCATCGTCAACTGCAATCATTATTCAGAAGAAAATCCGAAAGGATTCCCCTCATAGCAACATAAAATTAACCGCTGCCGGCAGACCGTTATTGCTCAACAACCATGACCAAGCGGTTTTGATCATGGTTCAACTTTCTCTTAACCTCCGTCACCAGGTTATCCAGAAAATAAACATCGCGATGAACAAAAACCAAAGGCGAATTTCCCTCCCGTGAGCCGGATACATGAACATCTTTGGCTGAAGAATATACAATTACCGGCACAGTCGCATGTTCCCGGTTTAATGTCTCAAGCCATTGCTGTCCTTCCAGGGACCTGTTAAGATGAAAATCGGTAAGCACCAGATCCGGCTCATGCTCTTTCATTGACTCCATACATCCCCAGGCATCTTCAAACAACAAAACACTGCAGGGCATTGCGGAAGTAAGCCGCCGGTTGATAATCTCGAGGTTAAAATAGCTATCATCAACAACATAAATATCCGGCACTTCTTTCATAACCTCCGTTTTAGCATTTACCCAATCAAACTTAAACCAGTTTCATACCAATGGTATCTTCCCAGGCACATTATTTTGCGGTTATCAGACTAACAGACGTGTGTTTGGTCAAATAACCTGCGGCACTAAAATTCGGAGGTAACATTTGTATGAACCGATATCTCTGAGGAGTGGATTCCCCAAACCGTTTCGAAACATACATATTACAAAGATCGGATTTCTTAGTGAATCTTATCAAAAATTGAGGCCAGAGAATCTGCCGACAATGGCTTTTCTATATAACCCATGATCTGATACTTATTCGCTTTGGCGATATCACCCGAGTATGATGATGATAACATGGCCACCGGAATTTTCTTTAGATCACCGGTATCCTTCGTTTGCCATTTTTCCAGAAACTCAAAACCATCCATCACCGGCATGCGGATATCCAGCAATATTAATTCGGGACATCCTGAATCGCGCCCACAACCTGCAAAGCAATATTTATCAAGATAGTTCAATGCCTCCCTGCCATTCCACACTACATCTATCTCAATGGAAGGATCAAAGTTTTCAATGATCATCTTCGTGAGCATTGTTCCGGTATCGTCGTCATCAACGATCAATATTTTATTAAATCGACCCATGGTACAGGCTAAATTAACAAATTATCATCATGCCAATCAATAGTCACTATCAACTGCTTACCGGGAACGGCGATCTTTGGAATCGACAAGAAAATCAACTGAATTTCACACGGATTGACGGCTTCCTCCAACCACCCCCGCCTTGTCCCGTAAGTGCGAGATACGGCCTTGCTCCGCAATAGCGGCTAAGCGAAGGCGATACGGGCAAAGCAAACCACAAACTAGAAACCACAAACTAGAAACCAGAAACCAGACACTAGAAACGACAAACTAGAAACTATCCCGTCTACAACGCGTGTTCCTGATCAGAAACGATCAGTTGTACGGTTTCCGCTTCTCCCGGAAAGGCGGAATAAACCCTCAGAAAATAACGGCCGGGTTTTAACTCCCGGGGGGAAATGTAATTGGATAAACCCGGCAGAAGGCCCTTTCGGATCAACTGACCGTTGGGGTTATAGATGCCGTATTCATGGGGACCGCTGCTGGCAAGTTCCACCGTACAGTGGTCAACAGCAGGATTCGGGAAATACTTCGCCACGATCTCACCGTTACCCGGCGCCTGGAGTCTCTCGGATGAAACGAATTCTTCCACAATAATGGAAGCCAGCGGAGGCGAGTTACGCAGAAGCGGTTCGGACGGCATGCTGTCCAGAAGTGCTTCATAGAACGTCTGCATGACATGTTTATCCGGTGTCATCCGGATCATATCTTTTGCCTCCCCATTGTACTTCGCCATCGGAAATTGTGGCAATTTCGCTTCTCCTCCCGGTTCAAACAACGGAAGATAAAGGCTGTCCCACCGACTCATTTGCTGCCATGCTGAGAACAGGCCGGTGATCTCCTCTCCCCCGATTTTCACAGCATAAATCCAATAAGTGCTGTCATTGATCGCCTGATTGAAATAATACAAACCCCGGTAACGACAAATGATTCCGGCGAATGCGGTGTCGGAAGTTTCAGTGTTGACGATGTAATTGTGGCGGTTGGCCCTGTCAAAGGAGATCTTGTATTCCACCGGACTACTGCCTTCCTGTACCGTGAATGACTCACCCAGTCTAAATGTGAGATTCACAGGTCGCTTGGGAAATGGACTGTCAAAAGACGATCTGATCCCGGGATCCTCTGAGGTCTCCCCGCATGCCGTAAACAGCAACGAGAAACACAACAGGCCATATAGGATCTTTTTGTTAAGCATTTCTACGCACGAAGGTAGCATTGTTTTACAAAAACAAAATCACCCGGCCATCTTTTTAACCCTTTCCTAACACATATCCCGAATGCCCGGAAATCACCGGCACAAATAAAGAAAGACGGGGATCAATCCCTTTTCACAAAAATGAAAAATCTGATAATACTTACAATGGCAAGAAGTCGTCAAAGGTTTTCTCCCGGTCTCCCCAACCTTTGGGTAACTTGAGACCGGGGCGGGGATTTGTGTGCCCCGCCACACGCCAATCATATCCGAAGCTCCTGTTATGAAAAGCGTCAGCTGTTTATGCCGTTGCTCCCTTAACCACCGGAATGAACAACCATACCGAAAGCAAACCTACCGAAATCACATACAGCATATTCGCGCCCGGCCAATGCATGATCTTGAACATGGAACCAACAACCCACAATGTAAATCCAACGCTTCCCAACAACTTGTTCACAAAAGACGGATCACTTCCTCCCAGAAACCGGAGCATAACCGGACCCATCCCATTCACCAGAAAGAAAAGAAATACGGCCGGAAATAACCATGTGAGATAAGACCACCATGGGTCAGACGAAAACATGGCAACCCCGCTCAAAGCAAAAGTCAATGCCAATACCAACTTATAATGATCCTGTTCCTTACGAGGCTGTTTTCCGAAGTACCGCAAGGTATAGACCACCCCTATTATCATATAACCGACAAGCATCAGTACCGATGCATATGGCTGATGTAGCCTTCCCAGACAGTTACCAACCAGCACCAATACCAAGGCACATTTGATCAGAATGTATGAAAGCCGCGGTGGCATGACTCCTATCTTCCGATAATCAACCTTTGCACCCGGATGCCATTATTCTCATCCACCACATTTACAAAGTACACCCCGGGCGGTTGATTCAAACGGATATCAACGACCGTTTCGTTGCTTACAGGAAACTCATAAACAAGTGACCCCAGTACATCCATGATCCGGATAAGCCTGGTGTTGTGTTCGGTACCCAGATCTACCGTGAATGAACCATCAGAAGGGTTCGGGTAGATGGCAATACCGGTTGATTGTCCGCTACCCGGAGTTACACCCACATTCAGGATCACCTCGCAAGTTGAGGTATCAGAACAACTGCCCTGAGTAATCACCACTGCATAGGTGCCATTTACCGTAGCGGTAAACGTAGAAGCTGTTTCGCCGGAAACCGGTGCATTTCCGTTGTTACAATCGATCCATTGATATGCATCTGCTCCCGTATTGTTGGCTGTGATCACCGGATCCGTAACCACCACCGAAACATCTATTCCATTGATGATCACATTCTGCATTTGGGTGGAGGTATTTCCATGGCCATCGTCATAAGTCCATGTTACAACGGTGGTGCCCAATGTTGTAATGGGCAAGGTCGCATCATGCGTTCCATTCACCGAACCCAAACAGTTGTCCGTAGCCGTCGGCGGAGTCAGACTGGCAACTTCACAGTCATCCGTCACATCGGCCAATGAACCGGCATCTGCTACCGGTGCCGTTGCATCCGTGATCACCACGTTTTGGGTTTGGGTAGATGTATTTCCATGGCCGTCGTCATATGTCCATGTTACAACAGTGGTGCCCAATGTTGTAATGGGCAAGGTCGCATTATGTGTTCCATTGACCAAACCCACACAGTTATCGGTAGCCGTCGGCGGCGTCAGACTGGTCACCTCACAGTCATCCGTCACATCTGCCAATGAACCTGCATCAGCTACCGGTGCCGTTGCATCCGTGATCACCACATT
Encoded proteins:
- a CDS encoding response regulator gives rise to the protein MKEVPDIYVVDDSYFNLEIINRRLTSAMPCSVLLFEDAWGCMESMKEHEPDLVLTDFHLNRSLEGQQWLETLNREHATVPVIVYSSAKDVHVSGSREGNSPLVFVHRDVYFLDNLVTEVKRKLNHDQNRLVMVVEQ
- a CDS encoding response regulator — its product is MGRFNKILIVDDDDTGTMLTKMIIENFDPSIEIDVVWNGREALNYLDKYCFAGCGRDSGCPELILLDIRMPVMDGFEFLEKWQTKDTGDLKKIPVAMLSSSYSGDIAKANKYQIMGYIEKPLSADSLASIFDKIH
- a CDS encoding T9SS type A sorting domain-containing protein gives rise to the protein MLNKKILYGLLCFSLLFTACGETSEDPGIRSSFDSPFPKRPVNLTFRLGESFTVQEGSSPVEYKISFDRANRHNYIVNTETSDTAFAGIICRYRGLYYFNQAINDSTYWIYAVKIGGEEITGLFSAWQQMSRWDSLYLPLFEPGGEAKLPQFPMAKYNGEAKDMIRMTPDKHVMQTFYEALLDSMPSEPLLRNSPPLASIIVEEFVSSERLQAPGNGEIVAKYFPNPAVDHCTVELASSGPHEYGIYNPNGQLIRKGLLPGLSNYISPRELKPGRYFLRVYSAFPGEAETVQLIVSDQEHAL